CCACAAGTGATACGAGAACATGATGACGCCTACTATGTCGTTGATGCCTATGCACCCCATGTTTTCGAATTCGATACCTATTCCGGAGAGATCTTCCCTGTGCATTGGATGAAGGATACTACTTCAGTAGGATATATCACGGATGTATGCTGGGATCAGGATGCGATGTACTTGCTCGATAAGAAGAACGGAATCATTCATCGTTCTGAAAATGGAGTACACTCTCATATTGTACTCAGCAAACTCACCCGACTGGCATCAGGACCCTTCCGAACAGATGACCTCATAATGATAGAGCCGATACAATTGCACCCTGACGAGCAGACCCATCTCGAGATCGAGTTCATCCTGCCAGAAGGGTTTGTCTTCCATCCTTCGGAAAGGAGTGACATCTTCCCCTCAGCAGGTGCAGAACTCTATCTGGAAGATAACGGCCTGGCTGATGGGAGCATCTCGCTCTACCTCCTACCCGACTATACAAGGAATCAAGCAAATCTGATGGGAGTGATCTTCCTTCAGAAGTCCCTCGAACCATGGAATCAATATAGAAGGACTATACAGATCTCTATTCCCGTAAGAAAATCGGAAGAGCAGGTCGAGAAAGAGAACTATTTCCTCATCGATCTGCTCGAGGATTTCAGTACAAGCGATTCAGCCCCTCGATAGCGGGATCGAAATTCGGTTTGATCTCCAGGGCTTTCTTGAAATCGGCTTCTGCCTGTTCGCGTCTTCCTAGTTCTTCGAGACATACAGCCCTATTGCTGTATGCTTGATAGTATGAGGGATTGTATCGTATCGCTTCTGTGAACGCATCGATAGCCTCTTCTGGCCGTGAGAGTAATCCCATGAGCACATAGCCCTTATTGTAATAGGCCGCTGATGATTCTGGGTGTATCTCCAGCATCTCGTTGTAGGCATCGAGCGCTTTTTCAGCCATGAGATTGTCTTGGTAGAAATATCCTCTATTATATAGTACTTCCAAGTTATCCGGATCTATTCCGAGAGCGGTCTCATAGTATTGGATCGCTAGACTATCCCCTTCTTCTGCATAGAGCATCCCCAAGAGATTGAAGGCCTCCACATTGTCCGGATCCAATTCTGTGACCGTTTGAAATGAAGACTTGGCAAGCTCGGAGTTACGCTGTTCTCTATAGACCAGCCCTTTCAAGAAGTACGCTTTTGGCAATTGCTCATCCACTCTTAGTGCTTCATTGACCATGCGCATGGTTCGATCATGATTCGTCAAGACGAAATAGACTTCAGCCAATTGAAGTAGAGCACTTGTATTATTCGGATCCAACTCGATAGCCTCTTCCAAAGCATACTTCGCCTCGCCCATCTGACCGGTCGCATAGTATAAGGACCCGATCAGATAG
This genomic window from Flavobacteriales bacterium contains:
- a CDS encoding tetratricopeptide repeat protein; the protein is YLIGSLYYATGQMGEAKYALEEAIELDPNNTSALLQLAEVYFVLTNHDRTMRMVNEALRVDEQLPKAYFLKGLVYREQRNSELAKSSFQTVTELDPDNVEAFNLLGMLYAEEGDSLAIQYYETALGIDPDNLEVLYNRGYFYQDNLMAEKALDAYNEMLEIHPESSAAYYNKGYVLMGLLSRPEEAIDAFTEAIRYNPSYYQAYSNRAVCLEELGRREQAEADFKKALEIKPNFDPAIEGLNRLY